The sequence below is a genomic window from Sphingobacterium sp. ML3W.
ATAAACTCTTAAAAATAAACTTTCAATAGAAAGATACGTTTATTTTCAATAATTTAGCACTCGTATTAAGCGAGTGCTTTTTTATTATCCACATGTCGAATAAAACAAATATCAGGAATATCTTAGCATCAATGCAACTTGCATTGATCAGCTTGATTATTATTTCTGGTGTTATTTTTATGCACAAAGAGGTAAAATCAAACGGGGAGATTGTCATGCACAATCACCCTTACGATTTTACAAACGATCAGCCTAGACAGCAAGAATCCGATGACCAGATTGATTTCTTAAATGTTGTCTACCATCAAAATTTTGTTCAAAGTGAATTTATAGTTTTTGAAGAACCTATTCGAACTATCTTTCATGTATATAGCTATCAAGTCTATACGCCCGTATCCTACAATCGTATAGTCAATCATGCTTTTCTTCGGGGACCCCCAAAAATTTCTTAAAATAATATAATATTTTGCATTCATCTCCAATTAAGATGAATGTTATTCGTCGTGCAATAGTATGTCGCACAGCGGCCTGCTATGCCATATTCATAATTTCAACGAAATGATGAAACCTTCAAGAGCAAACAGCAATGAAATAGGCAAACTATGCCTTTATTTCATTACCGGGAATTAAAAAACCTGCTCATGATAGCTTCATGCATTTAAAATCGAGTGCAATGAGCCCAATAAAACAATGGGGCTAACACGCATCATTAAAACAACTATATTCTAATGAAAAATATCAACTTATTGATCCTCTTAATGATCATGATCAATATGCATACCTATGCGCAACATACATTAAAAGGTAAGATTATCAATAATGAAGGAACAGCAATTTCTGGAGCAACCATCAGCATCGAAAACGGTGATCAGATAACCTTTTCTGACACTTCAGGAAACTTTGTCTTCCAAGAACTAGATAAACAAAGACAAAGTATACAATTCAAAGCAGTCGGCTATCAAACCTTAAAACAAACGATATTCCTTACGGATTCTACCGTTCATTTCCGCTTAAACACGGACAACCTGCATCTCAATGAAGTTGTTGTGAGTGCAACACGCTATGGCGTAAGTAAAAAAGAAGCCCCGGTTATCGTACAAGTCTTAGGACCTAAACTTTTTCAAGCCACACAGTCAGTTGCTATGTCCGAAACTTTAAACTATCAACCTGGGGTACGTGTGGAGAACAATTGTCAAAACTGTGGCTTTTCACAAGTCCGTCTTAACGGTTTAGAAGGTGCTTATTCTCAAATTCTGATCAACAGTCGTTCGGTATTCAGTGCATTGAATAGCGTATATGGATTAGACCAACTTCCGACCAGTATGATTGACCGTATAGAGGTGGTTCGTAGTGGAGGGTCAGCCCTATTTGGGGCAAATGCGATTGCTGGAACAATCAATATCATTACGAAAGAACCTGTCGAAAATGATTGGCAAATTAAGTCCACCAATTCGTTGATAGGTGGCAGCAGCTGGGATAACACAGTGGACTTCAATACCTCATACGTGGACGAAGACTTAAAGACAGGAGTCACTTTCTACGGCATGCACCGCAATCGCCAGCCCTATGATAAAAATAAGGATGGATTTTCAGAGATTACAGAACTTAATAATACCACTTTCGGAACGAAAGCATTCTTCAAGCCATCGGATGTCAATAAGATAACCGTAGATTTTAGTACCGTTCAAGAGTTTCGGAGAGGTGGTGACCAGTTCAATAAATCGCCACATTTTACAGCAATTACAGAACAACTAGAGACCAATTCGCTTATTGGAGGGTTGACCTATGATCATTATCTCGCAGACTATAAACAAAAAATATCAGTTTATGCATCAGGTCAAAAGACAACGCGTAAAAGTTTCTATGGAGGATTAGGTGAGTCTCCTACAGCAGTAGATAGCTTAAGAGCAGCCAATTCTTATGGCAATACGGATGATGCATCCTTCGTGACTGGTACCCAGTACACCAATAATTTTGAAGATGATGTATTCACTGCTGGCATCGAATTCAATTACAACAACACGAATGATCAGATTCCAGGATATCAACGTATCATCGACCAAAAGACAAAAGGTTTAGGAACTTATGCGCAGTACGAGTGGAAACCATTAGCTGCTTTTAAAGCATTAATAGGTATGCGATACGATCACGTATTTGTCGACGGTCAATACCATTTGCAAGACGTAGAACGTAGCAGCAAAAAGAATTTTGGTTCGTGGAATCCACGTTTAACTATCTTGTACGACATCAATAATAGCATTCAATTCCGTGGTGGATATGCTCGTGGATTCCGAGCTCCACAAGCCTTTAATGAGGATATGCATGTAACTTCTATTGGGGGAAAACAAGTTTTTGTCTTAATTGGTGAAAATCTAAAAACCGAATACTCTAATGCCTATACGGGCTCATTGAACTTCAATAAAAACTTTGGTACGACACAAACAAGTCTTCTAGTTGAAGGCTTCTACACACAATTGAATAATCCATTTACCACGATTCTGACATCTGAATCCAATGATATCATGATTGAGGAAATGCGAAATGGAACAGATGCTCATGTTTTTGGTACAAACCTAGAACTTAACATTGCGCCATCAGGAGTATTTACCTTTCAAGCTGGAGGAACCATTCAACGGTCACAGTTTCAATCAGCACAATTGATTGCCGAAGCTAAAACTGGTCAAGAAGCAATCTTGTCCAAAGATTTCTTACGTACACCAAATGTATATGGCTATTTGAATGCCAATTGGAAAGCAACAAAAAAATTCGCTGTTGATGTAACGGGGGTTTATACCGGTAAAATGAAAATCTCGCATATACAACAAGAAATCATGAGCTTAAAAAACACGGTTGATTTTATGGAACTCAATACACGATTGGGGTACACATTTGCAGTACATAAAGATTTTAATCTCGAACTATTTGCTGGGGTTCAAAATATGTTCAATGCTTTTCAAAAAGATTTTGACAGTGGTGCTAATCGCGATTCTAATTATGTTTATGGACCAACAAAGCCGCGAACGATTACATTTGGTATTAAAATTGGACATTTTCACTAATGCGTATCTTCATTACAATAATACTATTCATTTTCTTGCGCCTACCTATACAGGCGCAAGAAATAGAATGGCTATCATTCCCACAACTTTCAGACTCTTTAGATGTAAATCCAAAACCCGTATTCTTATTTTTTCATACCGATTGGTGCAGTTATTGTCGAAAAATGGAGAAAGATGTATTCACAAATAAAGAAGTAATTAAAATATTGAACAATCAATTTTATGCCGTAAAATTTGATGCAGAAAGTAAGGAGTCATTTATTTTCGATGGACAATTACTCAAAAACAGCAACCTGCAATCAAAAGCATCATTACATGAAATTGTTGTTCTATTAGCATCTAGAAGAGAAGGATTTGCTTTTCCCACAACTTTAATTTTTGATAAAAACTTTCGAGTGATCAAACGTAAATTCTCCTATTTATCCAGTAAAAAATTGCTTGACTTATTAAAAATACATTAACCATGCGTTCTAGTATTTTGGATACATAAATGCCTCTTTGGGTAGTTTCTTCCATCGAGAGGTTTTTTTTTGAGGAAATAAAAAGCTAACTATTCACTATTTTTAATAGCACATTTACAATAATGTCAAATTTTTCTTTAAGAACTTGTAGCACATTTTAGTGATGGAACGTTTAAGTTTATATAATCAAATTAATACGTACATAATTTTATGAAAAATTTTACAAAAATTTTACTTGCATTTTTATGCATAGGCTTAGTTTTCGCATCTTGTAATAAAGATAACTTCGATTATGAGCAAGCTGAAAAAGATCAAATTGAAAGAAACAGAATAGAAAAAGCACGTATCGACTCTTTAAAAAAGATACAAGCTCCAATTTTAAGAGACTTTGCAATTAACAAATGGGGTGATAAAGCAGAGTATTCCGACTCTACAGGCATTTGGTTTGTTAAAGAGTTAGCTACAGGAAACGACACGCCATTCGCATATACAGGTACCATAGGTTACTATGGACCACAAATAAATTCTTGGTCAGCAAGTGTAAATTTCAAAGGTGAGTTGATGGACGGTAAAGTATTTGACAAAAGTTCAGACGGAATTCCGAAAAATTACAGCAACATCAACCAAGCAATTACCATTTATAAACAAGCATGGATTCAAGCATTTATACCTACAGTTGTTAATATTCAAGGTAATGATGTGAGATTCGAAGGATTATTAGCTAAAGGTTTACAAAAGGGTGATAAAATTAGCTTCATTTCACCTTCATACTATACTTTCGATCAAGAAGAGTACACGAAAGGTAGCGAAAAGGTAACAGTTCCTAAAAACACTCCTGTTGTATATACAATTGAAGTTACAGCACTTGGAACAGCTACAACAAACTAACTCAATTATTTTAAGAAATTTAAGCCATTTTTCATTTATGAAAAATGGCTTTTTTTGTATCAAACAATAACATAAGTTTTATAATTATAATTTATCAAGAATTGCTAATTTACAGGATATTTTATTTTAAAATACGAATGCTACAGAATCAAACACATGTAGCATATTGAAAATCAACCCACAAAAGAAAATGTAGGATGATTAAATTTGCACATAATAGATACAAAATGATATATCTAATTTTCATTACTTTTACATTTTGTAGCAATTCAGTAATCTCACACGTTTTATAAAAAAACTTTATTTATTAAATTTTATGAAAAATTTTACAAAAATACTATTTGGAATGTTGGCAGTTATTATTGCTTTCGCATCTTGTAGTAAATCTGACGACTATGCAAAAGTAGCTGAAGAACAAAGAATTAAAGATTCAATCAATAATGCTCGAATTGAAAGAATTAAAGCAGAACAGGCTCCCCAATTGAAATCTTTTGCGATTAAAAGTTTTGCTAATCCAAAAATAGACTCTGCAACAGGAATCTGGTATGATTTAATTGCAGAAGGTGAAGCTGATTCTTATACTTACCAATTCTACTCTGATGGCAGACTCATCTTCCCAATTACTACGGTAAATTATAAGGTAACGTTATTAAATGGTGAAAACATTGGAGCACTTGTTGATGAATCTAAAGAGGGTACTCCTGCGAGGTTTTCAACAGGTAACGTTATCCCTTTCTGGCAATTAGCTTTTTTTCCAAAAAAGTTATCTTTCCAAGGTCAAGAAATAAATATAGGTGGATTAACACTAAAAGGATTAAAGAAAGGAAGCAAAATAAAAGTTGTTGCTCCATCCCCTTACGGATATGATGAAACTGCAAATGAGAAAGTTCCTAAAAACTCTCCTTTATATTCTGAAATTGAAGTTATCTCTATCAATTACTAATAACAAAAACAGGCTTATTATTTTATAATAAGCCTGTTTTATTTTACAAGCAATTAGCATTCAAAAGAAACACTTAACCTCATCTTGCAAGAGGAAGCATAGGGAAGGTCAACTACAATCTTTCTTCATTATATGTTTAATAGATCTTTACGATGAAAAGAACCTTTTTTGAGTACCTGTTAAGAAAAAAATATATTCCGAAACAAAAAGTAGTCTAAAAAACTTCTTATCTTGGTCTTCTTATCAGAATCTTATTTTAAACAACATCGTAACATGAAAATAGCGCTAGCCCAGTTAAACTATCATATCGGTAATTTCAGTGCTAACACCACAAAAATCATTGCAGCAATCGAAAATGCAAAAGCTCAACAAGCTGATATTATTGTTTTTTCTGAATTAGCAATTGGAGGCTATCCAGCGAAAGATTTATTACTAAATACAACATTCTTACAACACTGCCAAGAGTCCCTGTCTGCTATTGCTTTGGTATGTCAAGATATTTTATGCGTTATAGGTGCCCCCATTCCAAATACTGACCCAGAAGGGAAAGCCCTTTATAATGCTGCAGTTTGCCTAGAAAATGGAAAAACAACACATATCAGTAAAAAAGGACTGCTCCCAACTTACGATGTATTCGACGAATATCGATATTTTGAACCTAACCGTAAGTTTACTTGTTTCACTTATAAAAACACCAAAATAGCCCTTACAATTTGTGAAGACTTATGGGATGATGATTTAGGAAATAATTCTTACGTCGGCGATCCAATGCAGGAACTAAATAAAGAAAATCCAGATCTGCTTATCAATATCGCAGCTTCACCATTTTCTTATATTCATCACCAGCGCCGTACTTCAGTTTTAAAAGCTCAAGTTGTAAAAGCCAAATGTCCGTTAATCTACGTTAACCAAGTTGGAGCACATATGGATCTAATTTTTGATGGTAGATCGCTAGCCTTTGATGAAAACGGAAATATTTGCTGTGAACTGAAAAAGTTCGAAGAAGATATGCAGCTTGTGACATTCACAAACAATACAATTCTGACAAACACGCCATACGAAGAAAAGCATCAACCAGAAATAGCACTCATTTACGATGCATTATTATTGGGTCTACGTGATTATTTTAATAAATCTGGTTTCAAAAAGGCTATTTTAGGTCTATCTGGCGGTTTGGATTCCGCACTAGTAGCCGCACTCGCATGTGAAGCACTTGGACCTGAAAATGTACTTGCAATACTACTCCCATCCATCTACTCTTCAGACCATTCCATTCAAGATGCTCTAGATCTGGTAAAAAACACACAATGTAAGCATCACATCCTTCCCATAAAAGATATAACACAAGCTTTTGAAGCAACATTAGCTCCGCTATTTGAAGGCTATCAAGCAGATACAACAGAAGAAAATATCCAGGCCCGTACCAGAGGAACATTATTAATGGCTATATCCAATAAATTTGGTCATATTCTTTTAAATACCTCCAATAAAAGTGAAGCTGCGGTTGGATATGGCACCTTATACGGCGATATGGCAGGCTCTATATCGGTCATTGGAGATGTTTATAAATCCAAAGCATACGACCTTGCGCGCTATATTAACCGTAATCGTGAAATAATTCCAATAAATACAATTGAAAAGGCACCATCTGCCGAATTGAGACCTGACCAAAAAGACTCAGATTCATTGCCTCCTTATGATATTTTAGATGCCATATTATTTCAATACATCGAGCTTCAAAAATCAAAAGAAGAAATTATTGCATCAGGAATAGATGAAACAACGGTCAATAAAGTAATTAAACTTGTCAATAATTCGGAGTTTAAAAGATTCCAAGCTCCACCTATATTACGTGTAAGCCCAAAAGCCTTTGGTCCGGGTCGTTCCATGCCTTTAGTTGCCTTATATCAATAATTTTTTATACATATTATTAAACTTTTATCAGTTCTATTTGTCTAACCCTAAGAAAATAACATAAATCCTATTGGTCATGAAAAAAATAATTTATTTCTTATTTGCAAGTCTAATTCTTGCTTCCTGTGCATCTTATCAATATAATACGATGCGTGACGAAAAGGTAGATTTTTCGCAGTACCATACATATGGATGGTTACCGCCTGTAGACTCCCTTTCTAAATCATATTTTGATAACGATATCGCAAGAACAAATATATTAGACGCTAGTAATAACGAACTTCAAGCAAAGGGACTTACTTATAGTAAAGATAATCCAGACTTGTTATTTCGTTATATTACTATTGTGAATAACAAGAGTCGTTTAGTGTATGGGACCTCGTACGCGTATGGCGGACCTTGGAGCTGGTATAGACCATGGTTTTCACCTTATTATGGATATGCTACATACCCTGTCGCTAAAGAACGTTATCGTTATAGCCACCTAATTGTGGAAGCTATAGACCGTAGAACAAATAAAGTGGTTTGGCAAGCACGAGGCTCAGGTGAAGTCAATAGTCCTGAAAAAGCAACGACAAATATTGCAAAAGTAGTAAAAGGAGTATTTAAGCAATACCCTACTACATTGAAAAAATAATTTCTTGATGACAAAAAAAAGCCATGAAAAATTTCATGGCTTTTTTTTGTTGTAAAATTTCACTTATATCGAGGCCCTAATTTTGATATGGAACGGAACTTCAACTCGATCTTTTGATTTGTTTTTGATCAAATCTGCAGCCATACGCCCCATCATTTCAAAATCAGTCGATATCGTAGTGATTCCATTCAAAATAAATTTCTTTAGTGGAGTCTCATTATAAGAAATGATACCAACATCTTTGCCTATTACCAATTTTTTCTGCAGAATCTTATTCAGTAATTTAACCAAATCATCTTCGATAATATTAATATAGCAGGTCCCTACCGCCACCTTTTCCTTATTTAATTCAGATACCAGTTCATGATCAAAAGCATATTGCTGACAAAACTTATAAAAACCCTTTATAATCGCTTTTGGAAAATCACTATGATCTGGAAATACCAATTTCAACATCTTATATTTACTTAATGCCTCATTAGCTTGCTCTAATGCCAAATAAATATCCTGTTCATAGTTTTCATAGACCGCTGGAAAATCTCCTGGGACATCATCTATAAATTTCCCTAATAACATAAGTTTATCAGTTGGAATCCTACGGATAATCTCTGGAGCTTTATCTCGGCCCTCTTTAAAATGTGGGAAAAGCACATAATAATCGTAGGTCTTAGTCAGGTTGGAAAGTAAATTTTTTAGG
It includes:
- a CDS encoding TonB-dependent receptor domain-containing protein encodes the protein MKNINLLILLMIMINMHTYAQHTLKGKIINNEGTAISGATISIENGDQITFSDTSGNFVFQELDKQRQSIQFKAVGYQTLKQTIFLTDSTVHFRLNTDNLHLNEVVVSATRYGVSKKEAPVIVQVLGPKLFQATQSVAMSETLNYQPGVRVENNCQNCGFSQVRLNGLEGAYSQILINSRSVFSALNSVYGLDQLPTSMIDRIEVVRSGGSALFGANAIAGTINIITKEPVENDWQIKSTNSLIGGSSWDNTVDFNTSYVDEDLKTGVTFYGMHRNRQPYDKNKDGFSEITELNNTTFGTKAFFKPSDVNKITVDFSTVQEFRRGGDQFNKSPHFTAITEQLETNSLIGGLTYDHYLADYKQKISVYASGQKTTRKSFYGGLGESPTAVDSLRAANSYGNTDDASFVTGTQYTNNFEDDVFTAGIEFNYNNTNDQIPGYQRIIDQKTKGLGTYAQYEWKPLAAFKALIGMRYDHVFVDGQYHLQDVERSSKKNFGSWNPRLTILYDINNSIQFRGGYARGFRAPQAFNEDMHVTSIGGKQVFVLIGENLKTEYSNAYTGSLNFNKNFGTTQTSLLVEGFYTQLNNPFTTILTSESNDIMIEEMRNGTDAHVFGTNLELNIAPSGVFTFQAGGTIQRSQFQSAQLIAEAKTGQEAILSKDFLRTPNVYGYLNANWKATKKFAVDVTGVYTGKMKISHIQQEIMSLKNTVDFMELNTRLGYTFAVHKDFNLELFAGVQNMFNAFQKDFDSGANRDSNYVYGPTKPRTITFGIKIGHFH
- a CDS encoding thioredoxin family protein, which translates into the protein MRIFITIILFIFLRLPIQAQEIEWLSFPQLSDSLDVNPKPVFLFFHTDWCSYCRKMEKDVFTNKEVIKILNNQFYAVKFDAESKESFIFDGQLLKNSNLQSKASLHEIVVLLASRREGFAFPTTLIFDKNFRVIKRKFSYLSSKKLLDLLKIH
- a CDS encoding FKBP-type peptidyl-prolyl cis-trans isomerase is translated as MKNFTKILLAFLCIGLVFASCNKDNFDYEQAEKDQIERNRIEKARIDSLKKIQAPILRDFAINKWGDKAEYSDSTGIWFVKELATGNDTPFAYTGTIGYYGPQINSWSASVNFKGELMDGKVFDKSSDGIPKNYSNINQAITIYKQAWIQAFIPTVVNIQGNDVRFEGLLAKGLQKGDKISFISPSYYTFDQEEYTKGSEKVTVPKNTPVVYTIEVTALGTATTN
- a CDS encoding FKBP-type peptidyl-prolyl cis-trans isomerase, with product MKNFTKILFGMLAVIIAFASCSKSDDYAKVAEEQRIKDSINNARIERIKAEQAPQLKSFAIKSFANPKIDSATGIWYDLIAEGEADSYTYQFYSDGRLIFPITTVNYKVTLLNGENIGALVDESKEGTPARFSTGNVIPFWQLAFFPKKLSFQGQEINIGGLTLKGLKKGSKIKVVAPSPYGYDETANEKVPKNSPLYSEIEVISINY
- a CDS encoding NAD+ synthase — translated: MKIALAQLNYHIGNFSANTTKIIAAIENAKAQQADIIVFSELAIGGYPAKDLLLNTTFLQHCQESLSAIALVCQDILCVIGAPIPNTDPEGKALYNAAVCLENGKTTHISKKGLLPTYDVFDEYRYFEPNRKFTCFTYKNTKIALTICEDLWDDDLGNNSYVGDPMQELNKENPDLLINIAASPFSYIHHQRRTSVLKAQVVKAKCPLIYVNQVGAHMDLIFDGRSLAFDENGNICCELKKFEEDMQLVTFTNNTILTNTPYEEKHQPEIALIYDALLLGLRDYFNKSGFKKAILGLSGGLDSALVAALACEALGPENVLAILLPSIYSSDHSIQDALDLVKNTQCKHHILPIKDITQAFEATLAPLFEGYQADTTEENIQARTRGTLLMAISNKFGHILLNTSNKSEAAVGYGTLYGDMAGSISVIGDVYKSKAYDLARYINRNREIIPINTIEKAPSAELRPDQKDSDSLPPYDILDAILFQYIELQKSKEEIIASGIDETTVNKVIKLVNNSEFKRFQAPPILRVSPKAFGPGRSMPLVALYQ
- a CDS encoding DUF4136 domain-containing protein: MKKIIYFLFASLILASCASYQYNTMRDEKVDFSQYHTYGWLPPVDSLSKSYFDNDIARTNILDASNNELQAKGLTYSKDNPDLLFRYITIVNNKSRLVYGTSYAYGGPWSWYRPWFSPYYGYATYPVAKERYRYSHLIVEAIDRRTNKVVWQARGSGEVNSPEKATTNIAKVVKGVFKQYPTTLKK
- a CDS encoding GntR family transcriptional regulator, with protein sequence MFNLNYKMTDSSAQFLQKLEISDFSATPKYLQLANTIIDAVKNEVLKKNEMLPSINECSAYLEISRDTVEKAYRYLKKYEVIASIPGKGYYVNKSDLQSKCKIALFLNKLSVHKKIVYDSFAKELGDFANLDLFVYNSDLSYLKNLLSNLTKTYDYYVLFPHFKEGRDKAPEIIRRIPTDKLMLLGKFIDDVPGDFPAVYENYEQDIYLALEQANEALSKYKMLKLVFPDHSDFPKAIIKGFYKFCQQYAFDHELVSELNKEKVAVGTCYINIIEDDLVKLLNKILQKKLVIGKDVGIISYNETPLKKFILNGITTISTDFEMMGRMAADLIKNKSKDRVEVPFHIKIRASI